A stretch of DNA from Arachis hypogaea cultivar Tifrunner chromosome 19, arahy.Tifrunner.gnm2.J5K5, whole genome shotgun sequence:
TTCCCCTGATTTTTTAACTCAAACGTGGCATTGGTATGATTAACACATCATTAGTTTGACGTCCGGTGCTTTGttctctcttattttatttttgagtgaATACCTCACCTGACcttgacaattacctcgaaaggacgagttcttcaagaaaaaaaaaaaaccacccaATCCGGCTCTCAATTTTGTTTTGGGACTAATTAGCTTCTGTGCCAAAATTTTTTTTGGCACAAGGGTCTTGTTATCCTTTCGAAATAATTGTCAGGGActgaactaattttttttttgtcaagaatCTCATTGTCTTTCGAGATAATTATCAGGGGCTATTTTgggtttttctctttatttttcgatATTTCTTGCTTTTATATATGGTACTTTCCCTCTACTAGTACTATTTATGCACGGAagcaatttcaattttcaaattctttgaATTGTGAAGAATATCGGTACTACAGTATTTTATTAAAAGACTATTGACAACTAAAAGTGAATTAGTGAATTGCAATTAAACTTTTCCTATCAATGTTTACTGAAAAATTCAGACAAACGGAAGATGGCCGGTGATTCAAAATGAAAGGGATTGGTTATAACTTATAAGAAACAACGGTTAATCGGTGGTGCTACGCTACCGACCTAAAGGCAAAGGCAACTTGACATGGTTTCATTAGAATTTAGAACAGGGTTGCTTAGGTTTACAGGTCAAAAAGAGTCTCCTCAATGATTAATTTACTTCATCGATGAAATTAATAAGTCTGATTTTGCACATTTGGAAATAAGTTTTTTTTCCACGGTATTTCCACCATGCGGCAATCAATGATTTCGTATCTTGAGTCAGGAAAGATCTACATATAGTATTTATTTAAAGAGGATTCAAACCCTAACATGGGTTGATACTTGATACTACTCATTAACTCAACATGTTTGGGCAGCCAGCTGAACATGTGTTACATGTGCAAACCGTCTTTGACCCTTTGGGAGAATCTAATATATCCGCCACGAACCCACGATAATACTACAATCAAATGGtagataaaaattaattatcatttgCAAACTCATTATGaatatcttttgttttttataataCTTTTTTGTCTAGTAGATCTGATTTTTCACAtattaaaattctatttaataatCTGACACTAACTCATGGGTTGTTGCATATgtgaaatttaaaacaaaatttgctTAAACAAACGAGTAAACTGTAGCAACCAAAATTAATTACCTTTATCATGACTATGACTTGAGGGGAGGAGAAAAGGGAATAATTTTCTTTAATCAAAATCAtgtttaaacagaaaataaagcaATAGTATAATAGTGTATTCTTGTGACTCATGGCCACGATTGTTAAACCTTCCACTCGTGAGATGATAAAAACTACTCTACGCATATTTCATAACTAATTGGACCACTTGCCACTTACAATActtttttctacttttataattaaggGCACTTATAGAATAGAGATAAGGCCATACTTGCTTTCCAAAAGATTCTAACCTGCAAGTCTTAAACAAGCTCTACCTACTAGCCATTCGGTGTGCCACAAACTGAAAAAGCTTTGTTGGAGTTTTCTCTTATAAAACAAGGATCACTGAAGTTCATCTCATTTGTATGGATTACTAGAACAACAAACAAAATGGGTGTTAGAGGACTTGGATTTTCTCTTGTTATATTGCTCTTTCTTACTCATCTTACTTCTTCATATCCCACTCGGAAGACCTTGCCTACAGGTACTgtcctaatttcttttattatctaTAAAATGTTCCTAAGTTCTTGTTTTGTTGCCATCCCCTTCCCCTCTTTCTTTCCTCGTACATAAACAGATCTAAAAatcttctattatataaaaagcTTGATAGTAAAGTTGCTTTTCTTTGTGTAACAGTAAGCTATGATAAAAGAAGGTTGCACATTCATAAGCTGATTGTTTAGAAAATTGAAATTATAGATATTTATCAGCAagcaattataatttttattcttttaatttttctcaaACACCCTTTTGATTGAAGAACTACATAAGTCCAACAGAGTTACAGGGCAATCAGTTCAGTGTTCTAATTGCTGGAATTATGATTAACCTCTATTTATTTATCAGTTTCTGTAAACATTTTTTAATCTGTATCTAGAGTTTCTAATAGCTTTTTAAAGCAGCTTTCTTTTGACATCATTAAGTGCATTTTTCCACTGAACCATAGCATAATGGTAATTCAGATTCTGTGTTTTTGGCAATTGGTCTCAAAATATTCCTATTAGGTATCACGGAACCTCTTTGAATGTTACATATTCCTTGCTTGCCACTCCTAAGATGTTTAGATAATGCTGAACTAAAGTTGCTGGTATTAACTTCTACCTCACCTTCAGTTAGAATAAAAAGTGAATATCAATGGCTTTTATCTGTCTAGTGGGGGATCCTATACCAAATCATGTCTTGGTCTACAGAATTCTCTATGCTGTGTACTGCATATTAAGATATTTTAAGGTTTAGGGTGCTTCTGATTTAGATTTTTGGAGAAAATGAACACTTTACAACTATCATTGGTATAGAGAATCTTGTTCCCATAGCTTTGTTAGTTGCTAGTTTCTTTCTTACTTATCTGAAAGAAACAAGAGTCCATGAGTAAACACCCctactcatttttttttattacaatagCAACCATGCAGGAAAGCAAGATAATGAATGGAAGTAAGATAGAAGGAGGCAGTCATACAGCCCCTCATGGCGGCGGCGGCGGTGCTGGCGCTGCACATGGAAATGGAGAGCCAGGATCAGGTCACTCTCCGAATGTACCAGCCGGCGGCGGGGTTATACCTGTTTATGCAGGAGGTGCTGCTGCTAATAACAATCGCAACCATCAGATACACCGTGGTGCTGCCAACAACAATCTCAGCAGAATCAACGTTTTCACTTCAATTGTGATCACTTTGGCCTGTCCTCTCCTAttgattttgtaaaaaaataaaaataaaggttaTTTTGTATATCATGTAACATGTTTGTTATATAGGTTCTTTACCATTTTTTTTTCTCGTGGTGAGTAGTCGAATGCTATAGCTTATATATGTTATTTTCGGACAATATTTTCTCGTGAGGACAATATGTTGTGTATTATATTCAAAATGTATCAGTTCCAACTTCCAAGGAATATGATAGTATTTTGTTCGGAGTAGCATGGTTTCTTCATGTATGCAAACTATCAAATTTACAGTATCCCATGGACAAGTTAAAATGGAAAATGATATATCATTTTCACTGCATTTTTCTTTCTGCTAAATTCATCATCTTTAATTATGACCACTGTTATATTCAGCAATTGCTGAAAGTGACAATAGATATAAGTGAACATAAGTAATAGAAATATCATTTTTCAAACACGTACGTTCGGTTGGAAGTATTATTCGGTGCTGGGAATGTAGCTATCGCATCCAATGTCCAATCAGATCAAAGGATTCCGATAAGACCAACCAAGAAGAATATAATGTCGGCAGAAAGTGCTGACTCCTAATGTTTGCGTAGATATCTTAAACTGCAAGTGTGAAAAATACAAATTGAATAAGCAAGAACAAAATTTGAAAACAGGGATCTGCATCCTAATTCCTAGGGGCTAGGGTAAGGAATTATGGCCAACCAAGTGTAGTATACAACAGCCATTCGAACCAAAAAAGTAATTATTCGTCAGAATCAGCTATCTCAGACATGTAAATGTGTGGGTATGCCTGTTCATCTAACTACATAAATTCAACTTACAAATATCAATACCAATTGAATTATCACTTTGATAGAGTGTAAGTTCAGTAGACATCTGATAGTTGTTATATAGTTCTAGGAAATTTATACAGCAGAACATGTTATCCAAACTCCATAGAAAAACATTCAATATAATGATATAATGTAGCTACAACAAAGATGACATAAGAACAAGGTGCAACAATGAAgcattatttttggaaataagtgaGTTGCTCAAGTTTCCTGGACTGGAAAAATCTACAGCGTCCTTTACCACTTGATTCTATTTCTTCGCTTCTCCTCTTGGATGTGGTGAAACCCACGTTGCTTAGCTTCAACTGCCGCTTGCCATTGCTATTATTGTTGCCACCATCTTCATCGTTGTCAGACTCCCTACAAGTAGTGACAAAATTTAGTCAGATAAACAACAATTCAGACAAAGCttgtagagaaagaaaaagacatGAAAAGAGAGATAGAAGAGTAAAGGTTGTTTATTTCATATAAATGGATGGCGGTACGGGGTTTCAACCTTAAGATATGATgcatgccaagaaactaactcttttaaaaatctttcttAACCCGTTAgccaaacttaaaatatgtaaAAGAGAACCCTTCTCTCACACAAACTTAGAGACTACACTTTAAACTCAAAGTTCTCAAAGCTTAGGGGAGCCGGTTCTTTCACAAATTACAAGACCTATATGAAGTGCTACCATGGGAATTTATCTCGACtccaaattatttattaaatctcTGCTTTTAGTTGTTGACATACAAACACTTTAAATGAGAAAGGGAGAAGTACCTACTTCCTACTAATCAATCTAGAAACAGCTAGAAGAACTCAAAATGATCTTGATTTCAACAACAGTGTGTCTTAAGAGCACAAAGTGCAACTTATTCAACTTTCTAATGTGGGATTGATATTGCTATTCTGGGAGCACATGAACGTTGAAACTAAAATTGACATGATGTCATGATGAATAATCTATCAGATATAAACTGGAGCAAACTTAGGCATCACAGGGAGTCAAATTCTGAGGTTTCCCAGAAGATTGAAAATGGGGGCTTACCATAAGACCTCCGCACCACCTTTAAAATAGGTATTGCAGGTTCCCCAACTAAACCGGACCAATGTCGGAAATCCAAAGATCGGATGCTTGTGATCTTCTAGCCAAGACTTGGTTTGGGGATCTACAAAAATGAAGGCACAACCACATTCATCATAGGCACAAGAAGTGTATAATATTGTTCAGAACAATAGATTTATATATAGTCTTTTGCACCTCCAGGATATCCAGAGCCAAAGTTTCTGTGCATGTTTTCAACACTCTCATCAAGAACCCAATCTCTTAAAGCCCTGTCCCTTGTGACCTAAAAAATTCAGATTACATTAAAAATGTCGAAACCAAACTGTCGCAACAATATCATCAAGGGAGAAAAACATTCAAATTAAGTACCTTTGCAACAATGCTTGCACCACTAACAACAGGATAAAGACTATCAGCCTTCTTTGCAACCACAAATTTGATAGACGGAAAAACTTTAGATAGCTTCACTTCGTATTTCCCTGGATCTCCAACTGTATCTATATAAAcctaacaaaacacacaaaatttCTACGTTCCTCACTCTTGTAACTGAAATGATTATCTACATTAACATGTAGTTATGGAAAAGCAGCATTTACCTCGGTTAAGAGCACTCCCAATTTGAGAACCCTATGAATGAGTCCCATAGCAGAATCATGTGAAATCTCATTCAAGTTAATCTTGTTCCTGTAACAATCAAAATTAACACGACGAAGAAAGGGGCTAAGTAGTAAATTAGCATAATAATGTTGAAGAAGATTGATAATAGCTTACTTCTGGAGCATTTTAGCGGAGAGGTCCCTGGGATCGATGACGTCAACGGCCCAAGCAAGAGAGTCATTGGATTTGAGAGCTTCAAAGAGTTCTTCCCTCTTGTCTTCTTTGAGGGTTTTGGAATCTGCAAAACTGAGAGAGGAGAGAGTGTTCTGGTAGGAGCGAGAGCAGTATAAGCAACCATAGACCATGGGACCCAAAACCGGGCCTCTACCGGCTTCGTCGATTCCCATAATGCAAGGCTGAGAAGCCCATTTCGGAACCACGCTTTCCGATCCCATTTCGGCGCTTCCAACTTTCAGTTTCCCGCCAACTGAACTTCACTTCTCATACGAGACACCTCAACGGGTTAGGGCCAACTGCTTTAAGCTtctcattaaaaataaaataaaaatagaataactatttttacccttttctagaggttttctCTTTCCctccttttctctttttatttgcgCGCGggaccttttctttttcttcaataacGTTATGGGTCATGAACGTCATATGATAATCCTCAATTTGGTCGATGCAAGGTAcaatttagtccctaaaattTCAATTGTCTTTATTTAGTCCTCAAGCTTTGTGAACATAACTCATATTAGTCCTTGAAACAATTTTCAACTTACAAACGTTAATGGAACATTGTCGTAAACAGCCGGATGCCACACTAAACCTTGTAAAATGATGTCGTTTTAGTTTTGACACTCAAATAACTCAAAAACAACATCGTAAatggtgtttattaaaattttacctaaCAAAATAAGTAATATGATACCGTTTTTTAGCTATTTAAATGCAAAAACCAAAACCAcatcattttacaagttttaacATGACATCTGATAGTTTATAACAGCACCCCATTaacgtttttatactaaaaatcgtCTCAGAGACTAATATGAAGCACATTTATAAACTTTGGAGACTGAAACAATTGAAACCTCAAAAACTAAATTGAGACTCACGTATAAGTTGAGGAACCAAATTAAGTATTAACTATAATCAACGGGATATAGGAATCGACTGGAATTTTCCTATATTTGAGGACTAATAAAAAATGCCGCAAATGGAGCtttataaaagaaaattcaaaaaaatgaaatatttaaaattttactataCTATTTTTTAAACATTATCCTAGCATACTCAATGGAGGTTCAAGATTTAAGGATAAAAAGAGTAACCAAAAGAAAGATTTTAGGATAAAAGAAAATACAGTTAAATTGAACTATGAGATCACTTTCATttcttacaaattattttaaaaattggaGAAACTCATCCAAAAGTACCTATCTTATGTGGtgaaagcaataaagcatccTAAAATATTAGCAAAATAATTTTCGATGAGTTTATCAACAGGAATAAGGTAACAATCATATTTAAAGAGTTAAATGTAATAGATGAGCGAGCATTGGAAGTTGATGGCGGAGTTGATCAGACTCCCAGCCCAAGTACGTACAAAAACAAAAATTCCTCAGTGCCCTATTCATGTTATGAACAAAGATTGTGCAAAATTTCTTCCCTAAATAagctaaaatataataattttaaaaattgaaatataaagTTTACCTGCTAGCTGCTGAAATTCTGAAATTCTGAAATTTAAGGTTTACAAtaattttcattgtctacctgtacttttctttttttaatttttgatttaagCGGACCGAGACGAGCCATTTGCTTAAAGGGGTTTGAATCTTAAATGAATTTTCGGATTAAATCAAGTCATAAAACACCTCTTAATGAAATGTTTAGCCATGGCTGTACTTTTTGAATGAATTAACGATGAGTGAACATTACAACAGTGAAATTGTGGTGGATGTGAAATGTGTTAGATGATTAAATTGCAGAGACAGAAaattttaactcatttttaattttttaagtttttttttatattttaaaaataatatatatttaaatatttatttatttaagtattaaaaaaataatcagagaaataaattattaaattaacatTCCTAAACTATTGCTAAATAATGGCAGTGAGAAAACTGAGATGCACTTGTTTGGAGCGTATTCCAATATTGGGAAAATTACAAAGAGATACATGTACTAAATTGCTAATGTAACAGGCTGAAAAAAATGGAACAATAAGTTGATGATGGTTAAGATGTCAAAGTattattaagaatttttttttcttttaatgtacTTCAAATAAGATGTCAGGCTCATTTCAAGTTATTACTAGCCGAACACACTCCACGGAAAAGTAAACATGGGTCCGTTCTTTCTATGATTTATCCATTTTATTTGGTGTTTTGGGACTCCAATTAATTAACTTGCCTCCCAAAATTTACATGAAAGATTAGtagttgaaagttgaaacattTGGCACAACGGGTCGAGAGAAATGAAACTTTATTTGCTAAGAATTGACATCAGTTCATAGGCAAACAAGCACTTTGGAAAAGAATTTCAACACATTGCAAACTAACATGTTACTTGACATAGTACCTTTGAGTTTTGAATACACTGGTAGTCTGTAGTACAGAAACTTAGATGTACATACTTTAGGAACATATTTTCATGACAACCTTATGGAAACTATCATGAAGGGGgcaagagaaagaaaataaaactccCTATTTTTCGAAATGATATTGTTAGTCCAGGCTAAGATGCACTAGAAGAATGTTTCATTCACGTGCTCGGTGCTTCATTTAGTATAAGAGGCTAAAAATTTCTAACTTTACATCTATTATTTTCAAAGCATGATTCCAAGTACATCATCCATGTGCTCATAATGGTAGGACCAATGACTTTGAGTAAGATTTGTTGCTCACTTAAGAATCATTTGGAGCATGGATTCCATTCTGGCTTTGTCCCTGCACTTATTGATTAACTCCAAGTACTTGATGGCATCATGAGCTGGCAGCCCTTCGAGCAGAAACTTCAACAGACGCCCATGTGTTTCGCGCATCA
This window harbors:
- the LOC112776380 gene encoding ribonuclease H2 subunit A translates to MGSESVVPKWASQPCIMGIDEAGRGPVLGPMVYGCLYCSRSYQNTLSSLSFADSKTLKEDKREELFEALKSNDSLAWAVDVIDPRDLSAKMLQKNKINLNEISHDSAMGLIHRVLKLGVLLTEVYIDTVGDPGKYEVKLSKVFPSIKFVVAKKADSLYPVVSGASIVAKVTRDRALRDWVLDESVENMHRNFGSGYPGDPQTKSWLEDHKHPIFGFPTLVRFSWGTCNTYFKGGAEVLWESDNDEDGGNNNSNGKRQLKLSNVGFTTSKRRSEEIESSGKGRCRFFQSRKLEQLTYFQK
- the LOC112776381 gene encoding uncharacterized protein, whose product is MGVRGLGFSLVILLFLTHLTSSYPTRKTLPTATMQESKIMNGSKIEGGSHTAPHGGGGGAGAAHGNGEPGSGHSPNVPAGGGVIPVYAGGAAANNNRNHQIHRGAANNNLSRINVFTSIVITLACPLLLIL